A stretch of Caldanaerobius polysaccharolyticus DSM 13641 DNA encodes these proteins:
- a CDS encoding helix-turn-helix domain-containing protein, which translates to MNMDVKYPQFGAFLRNLRESRNWTQEDVAKQLGIPLRTWGGYEQGRRLPKDRDLLVKIAELFNIPFDELKQVLPNDVLTPHERIRQCQEQYRQYQNHVSKLGEELSTGRGPTEELLAELSDAKDKMKKTTQYLSKAFMELYPLRPVPVIPVHVAARYHGGRPLDIIDIDPNDIKDIVTVPEDHPANVALEVNGDSLIEVGINDGDYVLLDTKATAKDGDLVAVKLNGGEGVVKYYRRIKGKVYLYSANKNYKPIKVTEDMNAEIVGVVKGVWKRTPPPPPEVWSNGS; encoded by the coding sequence ATGAATATGGATGTTAAATACCCGCAGTTCGGCGCATTTTTACGTAATTTAAGAGAATCAAGAAATTGGACACAAGAGGATGTAGCTAAGCAACTAGGCATCCCTTTACGCACTTGGGGAGGCTATGAACAAGGTCGTCGCCTCCCTAAGGATAGGGATTTGCTGGTCAAAATAGCTGAACTCTTTAATATACCGTTTGACGAGCTAAAGCAGGTATTGCCCAACGATGTCCTTACTCCTCATGAAAGGATAAGACAATGCCAAGAACAATATCGCCAATATCAAAACCACGTAAGCAAACTGGGAGAAGAACTGAGTACCGGTAGAGGCCCTACGGAGGAACTTCTCGCTGAGCTAAGTGATGCAAAAGACAAAATGAAGAAAACAACTCAGTATCTTTCTAAAGCGTTCATGGAGCTGTATCCATTACGTCCTGTACCGGTTATCCCTGTGCATGTAGCTGCACGCTACCACGGTGGTAGACCTCTCGACATAATCGATATTGACCCTAACGACATCAAAGACATCGTAACCGTTCCAGAAGACCACCCAGCTAACGTAGCTCTAGAAGTCAATGGAGACAGCCTAATAGAAGTGGGAATAAACGATGGAGACTACGTGTTACTTGATACAAAAGCAACCGCCAAGGATGGTGATTTGGTAGCTGTTAAGTTGAACGGTGGGGAAGGTGTTGTTAAATACTACAGACGGATAAAGGGTAAAGTGTACCTCTATTCAGCAAATAAGAACTACAAACCTATAAAAGTCACGGAAGATATGAACGCCGAAATAGTCGGTGTAGTGAAAGGAGTATGGAAGCGCACACCACCGCCGCCACCCGAGGTGTGGAGCAATGGGTCGTAG
- a CDS encoding helix-turn-helix transcriptional regulator: protein MHIQFAQMLQKARLRKGLSQSRLAQLVGVSQQSISAYECGRSCPPDIAVIFARVLDDYSLLQHYCASCYVGKVGGGCAELARCG from the coding sequence ATGCATATACAATTTGCCCAAATGCTGCAAAAAGCACGTTTGAGAAAAGGCTTGTCACAAAGCAGGTTAGCTCAATTGGTAGGGGTTTCTCAGCAGAGTATTTCGGCGTACGAGTGCGGCAGGTCCTGCCCACCTGATATAGCTGTTATCTTTGCCCGTGTACTTGACGACTACAGCTTACTACAGCACTACTGTGCGTCATGCTACGTTGGAAAGGTAGGTGGAGGATGTGCCGAGCTTGCACGTTGCGGATGA
- a CDS encoding helix-turn-helix transcriptional regulator: protein MPSCLATSSCVQFLDSLKLRKNAPNCGYLTSIFIIHPLLTSIHPLCYTTGRCRRILEGGIPIVRRQNLREARKAKGLTQREAAQAIGVSVRTWMAWEYGVRTPTLSNAFRIAELLGVPLERIF, encoded by the coding sequence ATGCCTAGTTGCTTAGCTACATCCTCTTGTGTCCAATTTCTTGATTCTCTTAAATTACGTAAAAATGCGCCGAACTGCGGGTATTTAACATCCATATTCATTATTCACCCCCTCTTGACAAGTATTCATCCTCTATGTTATACTACAGGTAGGTGTAGACGAATACTTGAAGGAGGCATACCAATCGTGCGACGGCAAAACCTCCGTGAAGCGCGCAAAGCCAAAGGCTTAACGCAAAGGGAAGCTGCTCAAGCGATAGGTGTTAGTGTCCGCACTTGGATGGCTTGGGAATATGGAGTGCGTACACCTACCTTGTCCAATGCTTTCCGAATAGCTGAACTACTCGGGGTACCATTGGAACGCATATTCTAA